One genomic window of Actinomycetota bacterium includes the following:
- a CDS encoding HAD family hydrolase — MADEHLASWNDGPAATAIREFVERVTTEGSPEFVPPDERVAVFDNDGTLWCEKPMPIEPGFILQRLAAMAEEDASLRGRQPWKAAYDRDYGWLGDVITKHYHGDDSDVKVLLAGILQAFAGMTVDDYGAAAHRFLVAGRHPTLGRAFHHCGYRPMIDLLGYLAANGFTNYIASGGDRDFMRPVTQAIYNIPSERVIGTSNALRYEPDEHGGSVVYEAQPDYFDDGPVKPVRIWSRIGRRPIVAAGNSNGDIEMLRYAGGPSRPGLRLLVLHDDPEREFDYVAGAERALEEAKARSWTVVSVKRDWATVFG, encoded by the coding sequence GTGGCCGACGAACACCTCGCCAGCTGGAACGACGGGCCCGCGGCGACGGCGATCCGGGAGTTCGTGGAGCGGGTCACCACCGAGGGGTCGCCGGAGTTCGTGCCGCCGGACGAGCGGGTGGCGGTGTTCGACAACGACGGCACCCTGTGGTGCGAGAAGCCGATGCCGATCGAGCCCGGCTTCATCCTGCAGCGGCTGGCCGCCATGGCCGAGGAGGACGCCTCGCTGCGCGGCCGCCAGCCGTGGAAGGCGGCCTACGACAGGGACTACGGCTGGCTGGGCGACGTCATCACCAAGCACTACCACGGCGACGACAGCGACGTGAAGGTGCTGCTGGCCGGGATCCTGCAGGCGTTCGCGGGCATGACCGTCGACGACTACGGGGCCGCCGCCCACCGGTTCCTGGTCGCCGGCCGGCACCCGACCCTGGGCCGCGCCTTCCACCACTGCGGCTACCGGCCCATGATCGACCTGCTCGGCTACCTGGCGGCCAACGGGTTCACCAACTACATCGCCTCGGGCGGCGACCGCGACTTCATGCGGCCGGTCACCCAGGCGATCTACAACATCCCCTCCGAGCGGGTCATCGGCACCAGCAACGCGCTGCGCTACGAGCCGGACGAGCACGGCGGCTCGGTCGTGTACGAGGCCCAGCCGGACTACTTCGACGACGGCCCGGTCAAGCCGGTGCGGATCTGGAGCCGCATCGGGCGGCGGCCGATCGTGGCCGCCGGGAACTCCAACGGCGACATCGAGATGCTGCGCTACGCCGGCGGCCCGTCGCGTCCCGGGCTGCGGCTGCTGGTGCTGCACGACGACCCCGAGCGCGAGTTCGACTACGTCGCCGGGGCCGAGCGCGCCCTCGAGGAGGCCAAGGCCCGGAGCTGGACGGTCGTGAGCGTCAAGCGCGACTGGGCGACCGTGTTCGGCTAG
- a CDS encoding plasmid stabilization protein produces MATKKQVEAAKRNVKKAQSGAKRKRSIANMPAKTRTALGKQGAAVAKRKRSGGSSPKTRQELYEEAKRRNLPGRSKMGRDELARALGQK; encoded by the coding sequence ATGGCCACGAAGAAGCAGGTCGAGGCGGCCAAGCGCAACGTCAAGAAGGCCCAGAGCGGGGCCAAGCGGAAGCGCTCGATCGCCAACATGCCGGCCAAGACCCGGACCGCGCTGGGCAAGCAGGGCGCGGCCGTGGCCAAGCGCAAGCGCAGCGGCGGGTCGTCGCCCAAGACCCGCCAGGAGCTCTACGAGGAGGCGAAGCGGCGGAACCTGCCGGGCCGCTCCAAGATGGGCCGGGACGAGCTGGCCCGCGCCCTCGGGCAGAAGTAG